The following proteins are co-located in the Mesorhizobium sp. M1E.F.Ca.ET.045.02.1.1 genome:
- a CDS encoding HPP family protein, which produces MAFRLFVPILAGATLRERLLACIGATIGVALTGVISGLAMGSGPHVALLVAPMGASAVLLFAVPSSPLAQPWSIIGGNTISALVGVTVAHFVHDPVIASGLAVALAIAAMSFTRSLHPPGGAAALTGVLGGPAVVSAGFLFPFVPVALNSIILVTLGLLFHKLSRRNYPHVHAPVANSHGTADRPPTTRVGFRPEDVDAALAALDESFDIDRDDIERLLRQVELQATVRSHRTLLCRDIMSRDVISVTENATADEARKQLLDHNIRILPVVDAEARLAGAVGLRELTRPTDTVKGVMSKAGTASPDTPAMSLLPALTDGHSHAVVIVDAGRHILGLITQTDLLAAAARVETADRAALKAVA; this is translated from the coding sequence ATGGCGTTCCGCCTCTTCGTTCCGATCCTTGCCGGCGCGACGCTCCGCGAACGACTGCTTGCCTGCATCGGCGCGACCATCGGCGTCGCGCTGACCGGCGTGATCAGCGGGCTCGCCATGGGGAGCGGCCCGCATGTGGCGCTGCTGGTGGCGCCGATGGGGGCTTCCGCCGTGCTGCTGTTCGCCGTGCCTTCGAGCCCGCTGGCGCAGCCTTGGTCGATCATCGGCGGCAATACGATTTCGGCGCTGGTCGGCGTCACGGTGGCGCATTTCGTGCATGACCCGGTGATCGCCTCCGGGCTGGCCGTGGCGCTCGCCATTGCCGCCATGTCGTTCACGCGCTCGCTGCATCCGCCGGGAGGCGCCGCGGCTCTCACCGGCGTGCTTGGCGGACCGGCCGTGGTCAGCGCAGGCTTTTTGTTTCCCTTCGTGCCGGTGGCGCTGAATTCGATCATATTGGTGACGCTCGGCTTGCTGTTCCACAAGCTGTCGCGGCGCAATTATCCGCATGTCCACGCGCCTGTGGCCAACAGCCACGGCACCGCCGACCGGCCGCCCACGACGCGCGTCGGCTTCCGGCCGGAGGATGTCGATGCTGCCCTTGCCGCGCTCGACGAGAGCTTCGACATCGACCGCGACGACATCGAAAGGCTGCTGCGTCAGGTCGAATTGCAGGCGACGGTGCGCTCGCACCGCACCCTGCTCTGCCGGGACATCATGTCCCGCGACGTGATCTCGGTGACGGAGAACGCCACCGCGGACGAGGCGCGAAAGCAGCTTCTCGACCACAATATCCGCATCTTGCCGGTGGTCGACGCCGAGGCAAGGCTGGCCGGCGCCGTCGGCCTGCGCGAGCTGACGAGACCGACCGACACGGTAAAGGGCGTGATGTCGAAGGCCGGCACCGCCTCGCCCGACACGCCGGCGATGAGCCTGCTGCCGGCGCTGACCGACGGGCACAGCCATGCGGTGGTGATCGTCGACGCCGGGCGGCATATTCTTGGCCTGATCACCCAG
- a CDS encoding amino acid ABC transporter permease, with translation MQEHDMSWVRTEMALAQPAPPTERGAYAWVRKNLIGSVSDTILTVLGIAIVLWVLPQVINWAFISAQWIGPNRTVCATVAQGGIQPDGWSGACWAFVNAKFGQFMFGTYPVEERWRPILVAVLLVVLLVPMLIPRVPRKGLNAILLFLVLPVVSFFLLSGGAFGLPLVETSRWGGLLVTLSLSFVGIAVSLPLGTLLALGRRSKMPIVKMLCVIFIETVRGIPLITVLFFASVMLPLFLPAGVTFDKFLRALIGVSLFAAAYMAEVVRGGLQAIPKGQYEGADSLGLGYWQKMGLIVLPQALKLVIPAIVNTFIGMFKDTSLVLIISIFDLLGVVKQNLSDANWATPQTAKSGLVFAAFVFWLFCFGMSRYSMYTERRLDTGYKR, from the coding sequence ATGCAGGAACACGATATGTCCTGGGTGCGCACCGAGATGGCGCTTGCCCAGCCGGCGCCGCCCACCGAGCGCGGCGCCTATGCCTGGGTGCGCAAGAACCTGATCGGTTCGGTCAGCGACACGATCCTCACCGTTCTCGGCATCGCCATTGTTCTCTGGGTGCTGCCGCAGGTCATCAACTGGGCCTTCATCAGCGCCCAATGGATCGGGCCCAACCGCACGGTCTGCGCAACGGTCGCGCAGGGCGGCATCCAGCCCGACGGCTGGAGTGGCGCCTGCTGGGCCTTCGTCAACGCCAAGTTTGGGCAGTTCATGTTCGGCACCTATCCGGTCGAGGAACGCTGGCGGCCGATCCTGGTCGCTGTCCTGCTGGTGGTGCTTTTGGTGCCGATGCTGATTCCACGCGTGCCGCGCAAGGGACTGAACGCCATCCTGCTCTTCCTGGTGCTGCCGGTTGTGTCTTTCTTTCTCTTGTCCGGCGGTGCGTTCGGCCTCCCGCTTGTCGAGACTTCGCGCTGGGGCGGGCTGCTGGTGACGCTCAGCCTCTCTTTCGTCGGTATCGCCGTGTCGCTGCCGCTCGGCACGCTGCTGGCGCTCGGCCGGCGCTCCAAGATGCCGATCGTCAAGATGCTGTGTGTGATTTTCATCGAGACCGTGCGCGGCATCCCGCTGATCACGGTGTTGTTTTTCGCCAGTGTCATGCTGCCGCTGTTCCTGCCGGCCGGTGTCACCTTCGACAAGTTCCTGCGGGCGCTGATCGGCGTGTCGCTGTTCGCCGCCGCCTATATGGCGGAAGTGGTGCGCGGTGGCCTTCAGGCGATCCCGAAGGGGCAGTATGAGGGCGCCGATTCTCTCGGCCTCGGCTACTGGCAGAAGATGGGTCTGATCGTGCTGCCGCAGGCGCTGAAGCTGGTCATCCCCGCCATCGTCAACACCTTCATCGGCATGTTCAAGGACACCAGCCTGGTGCTGATCATCTCGATCTTCGACCTTTTGGGCGTGGTCAAACAGAACCTGTCCGACGCCAACTGGGCGACGCCGCAGACCGCGAAATCCGGCCTCGTCTTTGCCGCCTTCGTATTCTGGCTGTTCTGCTTCGGCATGTCGCGCTATTCAATGTACACCGAACGCCGGCTCGACACCGGCTACAAACGCTGA
- a CDS encoding amino acid ABC transporter permease has translation MASQEILREEPSRGSFVNDPKIRSIFFQTLVIVLLFGSVWWIVQNVIDNLARLHIASGFGFLRGRAGFDISDTPIAYTSDSTYFRAILVGLINTIIVAVAGIVTATIIGFVIGIGRLSHNWLIRKICTVYVEIFRNIPPLLVIFFWYSGVLAVLPPPRESFHLPFGTFLNQRGFYFPRAIWGDGSWLIGVAFVVALAMAWFVAYRARQRQMATGQQFPVFWTSVALIVGLPVLAFLLAGMPLTFDLPKQSTFNLTGGFQVKPEFLSLYLALSCYTAAFIAEIVRAGIRGVSKGQTEAAGALGLRSGPILRLVVVPQAMRIVIPPMTSQYLNLTKNSSLAIAIGYPDLTATAGTVLNQTGQAVEGVFIMMIAYLVLSLITSAVMNVVNARMALVER, from the coding sequence ATGGCATCGCAGGAAATCCTTCGCGAGGAGCCGAGCCGCGGCTCCTTCGTCAATGACCCGAAAATACGCAGCATCTTCTTTCAGACGCTGGTCATCGTCTTGTTGTTCGGCTCGGTCTGGTGGATCGTGCAGAACGTCATCGACAATCTGGCTCGCCTGCACATCGCCTCCGGCTTCGGCTTCCTGAGGGGCAGGGCCGGTTTCGACATCTCGGATACGCCGATCGCCTATACGTCCGATTCGACCTATTTCCGCGCCATCCTCGTCGGCCTGATCAACACCATCATCGTCGCAGTTGCCGGCATCGTCACCGCCACCATCATCGGCTTCGTCATCGGCATCGGTCGCCTGTCGCACAACTGGCTGATCCGCAAGATCTGCACGGTCTATGTCGAGATCTTCCGCAACATCCCGCCTCTGCTGGTCATCTTCTTCTGGTATTCGGGCGTGCTGGCCGTCCTGCCTCCGCCGCGCGAAAGCTTCCACCTGCCGTTCGGCACTTTCCTCAACCAGCGCGGCTTTTATTTTCCGCGCGCGATTTGGGGCGATGGCTCCTGGCTGATCGGCGTCGCCTTCGTCGTGGCGCTCGCCATGGCCTGGTTCGTCGCGTACCGGGCGCGCCAGCGCCAGATGGCGACCGGCCAGCAGTTCCCGGTGTTCTGGACCTCGGTGGCCCTGATCGTCGGCCTGCCGGTGCTTGCCTTCCTGCTCGCCGGGATGCCGCTCACCTTCGACCTGCCGAAGCAGTCGACCTTCAATCTGACTGGCGGCTTCCAGGTCAAACCCGAGTTCCTGTCGCTCTATCTGGCGCTCTCCTGCTATACGGCGGCCTTCATCGCCGAGATCGTGCGCGCCGGCATCAGGGGTGTCAGCAAGGGTCAGACCGAGGCGGCCGGCGCCCTTGGTCTGCGCTCCGGCCCGATTCTGCGCCTGGTTGTGGTGCCGCAGGCGATGCGTATCGTCATTCCGCCGATGACCAGCCAGTATCTCAACCTGACCAAGAACTCCTCGCTTGCGATCGCCATCGGCTATCCGGACCTTACCGCCACTGCCGGCACGGTGCTCAACCAGACCGGGCAGGCGGTCGAGGGCGTATTTATCATGATGATCGCCTATCTGGTGCTGAGCCTCATCACCTCCGCGGTGATGAACGTCGTCAACGCCAGAATGGCGCTGGTGGAGAGGTAG
- a CDS encoding cystathionine beta-lyase, whose product MATDGSKIGINTRLAHSGNNPRDYFGFVNPPVVHASTVLYPDAAAMASRSQKYTYGTRGTPTMDALTLAVDALEGSAGTIAVPSGLAAVTIPLLTFVSAGDHLLIVDSVYHPTRNFADTMLKRLGVEIEYYDPRIGAGIAQLIKPNTKVVFAESPGSNTYEVQDIPAIVKAAHAAGAIVMMDNTWATPLFFKPLDHGVDISIHAATKYPAGHSDVLLGTVSANETHWKALYEGFCTLGCCSGPDDVYQVLRGLRTMGVRLEHHQKSALDIARWLEEQPGVAQVLHPALESHPDHALWKRDFCGSSGIFSIVLKGGGQKQQHAFLDALKIFGLGYSWGGYESLAVPVFLGDRTIAKGSYAGPLIRLQIGLEDVEDLKADIQRGLKAAAEV is encoded by the coding sequence ATGGCGACAGACGGCAGCAAGATCGGCATCAACACGCGGCTTGCCCATTCCGGCAACAACCCGCGCGACTATTTCGGCTTCGTCAATCCGCCGGTCGTGCATGCCTCGACAGTGCTATATCCCGACGCCGCCGCGATGGCATCGCGCAGCCAGAAATACACTTATGGCACGCGCGGCACGCCGACCATGGATGCGCTCACGCTGGCCGTCGACGCGCTGGAGGGTTCAGCCGGCACGATCGCGGTGCCATCCGGCCTTGCGGCGGTGACAATCCCCCTGCTCACTTTCGTCTCGGCTGGCGACCATCTGCTGATCGTCGATTCGGTCTATCATCCGACACGGAATTTCGCCGACACCATGCTGAAGCGCCTCGGTGTCGAGATCGAATATTACGATCCGCGCATCGGCGCCGGCATCGCCCAGCTGATCAAGCCCAACACCAAGGTGGTGTTCGCCGAATCGCCGGGATCGAACACCTATGAGGTGCAGGACATTCCGGCAATCGTAAAGGCCGCGCATGCGGCAGGCGCCATCGTCATGATGGACAACACCTGGGCGACGCCGCTCTTTTTCAAACCGCTCGACCATGGCGTCGACATCTCGATCCATGCGGCCACCAAATATCCGGCCGGCCATTCCGATGTGCTGCTCGGCACGGTGTCGGCCAACGAAACGCATTGGAAGGCGCTCTACGAAGGCTTCTGCACGCTGGGATGCTGTTCCGGGCCGGACGACGTCTACCAGGTGCTGCGCGGCCTGCGCACGATGGGGGTCAGGCTCGAGCATCACCAGAAGAGCGCACTCGACATCGCGCGCTGGCTGGAGGAGCAACCGGGCGTGGCGCAGGTGCTGCATCCGGCACTGGAAAGCCACCCGGATCACGCGCTGTGGAAGCGCGACTTCTGCGGCTCGAGCGGCATCTTCTCGATCGTGCTCAAGGGTGGCGGGCAAAAACAGCAGCACGCCTTCCTCGACGCATTGAAGATCTTCGGCCTCGGCTATTCCTGGGGCGGCTATGAGAGCCTTGCCGTGCCGGTCTTCCTGGGCGACCGCACCATAGCCAAGGGCTCCTATGCCGGTCCGCTCATCCGCCTGCAGATCGGGCTCGAGGACGTCGAGGACCTCAAGGCCGACATCCAGCGCGGGCTCAAAGCGGCAGCCGAAGTCTGA
- a CDS encoding amino acid ABC transporter substrate-binding protein, with product MKHIAIGILGAAALGFTASAASAGTLDTVKQKGFIQCGVSTGLAGFSAPDDKGEWQGIDADFCRAVAAAVFGDGTKVKFTPLSAKERFTALQSGEVDILSRNTTWTINRDTALGLNFVGTTYYDGQGFMINAKKLPGVNSALQLSGAAVCVQTGTTTELNLADYFKSNKMEYNPVVFEKLEEVNAAYDAGRCDVYTTDQSGLYGIRLTLGSPADHVVLPEIISKEPLGPAVRQGDDQWYHIVKWTYFALLDAEELGITKANVDEMKNSDNPEVKRVLGQEADTKIGTDLGVSNDWVVNIVKAVGNYGEMFERNVGSGSPLKIARGINALWTKGGLQYAPPIR from the coding sequence ATGAAACACATCGCAATCGGCATTCTTGGCGCCGCCGCGCTCGGGTTTACGGCGTCGGCAGCTTCGGCCGGCACGCTGGATACCGTGAAGCAGAAGGGCTTTATCCAGTGCGGCGTCTCGACCGGTCTCGCCGGCTTCTCGGCGCCGGACGACAAGGGGGAATGGCAGGGCATCGACGCCGACTTCTGCCGCGCCGTCGCGGCCGCCGTCTTCGGTGACGGCACCAAGGTCAAGTTCACACCGCTCAGCGCCAAGGAACGCTTCACCGCGCTGCAGTCCGGCGAGGTCGACATCCTGTCGCGCAACACCACCTGGACGATCAACCGCGATACCGCGCTCGGCCTGAACTTCGTCGGCACCACCTACTATGACGGCCAGGGCTTCATGATCAACGCCAAGAAGCTGCCGGGCGTGAACTCGGCGCTGCAGCTTTCGGGCGCCGCCGTTTGCGTGCAGACCGGCACCACGACCGAGCTCAACCTTGCCGACTACTTCAAGTCGAACAAGATGGAGTACAACCCCGTCGTGTTCGAGAAGCTGGAAGAGGTCAACGCCGCCTATGACGCCGGCCGCTGCGACGTCTACACCACCGACCAGTCGGGCCTCTATGGCATCCGTCTGACGCTGGGCTCGCCTGCCGATCACGTCGTGCTGCCCGAGATCATCTCCAAGGAGCCGCTCGGCCCGGCCGTGCGCCAGGGCGACGATCAGTGGTACCACATCGTCAAGTGGACCTACTTCGCGCTGCTCGACGCCGAGGAGCTCGGTATCACCAAGGCCAATGTCGACGAGATGAAGAACTCGGACAATCCCGAGGTCAAGCGCGTGCTCGGCCAGGAAGCCGACACCAAGATCGGCACCGATCTCGGCGTCTCCAATGACTGGGTCGTCAACATCGTCAAGGCGGTCGGTAACTACGGCGAAATGTTCGAGCGCAATGTCGGCTCCGGCAGCCCGCTCAAGATCGCGCGCGGCATCAACGCGCTGTGGACCAAGGGCGGCCTGCAATACGCTCCGCCGATCCGCTGA